One segment of Alnus glutinosa chromosome 2, dhAlnGlut1.1, whole genome shotgun sequence DNA contains the following:
- the LOC133861141 gene encoding uncharacterized protein LOC133861141 yields the protein MSALEYPDAINAPDLQIWNNAAFDNEESEGSATIKASWSNMDAVNLSVSLESDCSKENLSPVGMKSPVYEKSSVPIKPLCPNSLIGNLQGKKLKLLLETPVVSKKGCEEKEEKERFCDERKIDSEIEEIEREISRLSSRLEALRLEKAERNAMKTVERRGRIVPAKFMEPKQSAKNSDLVRKIDEPSMSSVKPKINRRGMSLGPSEIFSGTRARQPGKPEITPVQSIQSRRKSCFWKLQDIDELKVIKERGKTLSLSPKSRKTVSKTQAPKQAATTVGSRRPVKKEDGVLASIQPKKLFMDGEKEKSVTAKKQLKPGRVVASRYNQTNGNSRLSDGRKRSLPENDMEDGKRCDKRRASLVGKSSGNKGMESRLKKRWEIPSEVVVYEGEEDESAVSMAEMGGVLPKIRTVRCVNETPRDSGPAKRVAELIERRSYFCSDKEVEPSVCQALSFEEEDAEEE from the coding sequence ATGAGTGCTCTTGAATACCCAGATGCCATTAACGCCCCAGACCTCCAGATATGGAACAATGCCGCCTTTGACAACGAAGAATCCGAAGGATCCGCCACCATTAAAGCCTCCTGGTCTAATATGGACGCAGTGAACCTGTCCGTGTCGCTTGAATCCGATTGCAGCAAAGAAAATCTGAGCCCTGTGGGGATGAAATCCCCTGTATATGAGAAATCTTCGGTGCCCATTAAGCCGCTTTGCCCGAACAGTCTTATCGGGAACTTGCAAGGGAAGAAATTGAAGCTTCTGCTTGAAACTCCGGTGGTATCGAAGAAGGGAtgtgaagaaaaagaggaaaaggaaagattttgtgatgagagaaagatTGATTCGGAAATTGAAGAGATTGAAAGGGAGATTAGTAGGTTGTCGTCGAGGCTCGAAGCGCTTCGGTTGGAAAAGGCTGAGCGGAATGCGATGAAGACCGTCGAAAGGCGCGGAAGGATCGTGCCAGCGAAGTTCATGGAGCCGAAACAGAGTGCGAAGAATTCAGATTTGGTGAGAAAGATTGACGAACCTTCAATGTCAAGCGTGAAACCGAAGATTAACCGAAGGGGTATGAGTTTGGGGCCCTCGGAGATATTCTCTGGAACCAGAGCTCGGCAGCCGGGCAAGCCAGAGATCACGCCGGTCCAGTCAATACAGAGTCGCCGGAAATCGTGCTTTTGGAAGCTTCAAGATATTGATGAGTTGAAAGTGATCAAAGAAAGAGGGAAGACTCTGAGTCTTAGCCCGAAATCGCGCAAAACTGTTTCAAAGACTCAAGCTCCAAAACAAGCCGCAACGACGGTGGGGTCTAGAAGGCCTGTGAAGAAGGAAGATGGGGTTCTTGCGTCAATTCAGCCAAAGAAGCTGTTTATGGACGGAGAAAAGGAAAAGTCGGTGACCGCAAAGAAACAATTGAAGCCTGGCAGGGTTGTGGCGAGCCGGTATAATCAGACTAATGGGAATTCAAGACTGAGCGATGGGAGGAAGCGGTCTCTACCGGAAAATGATATGGAGGATGGTAAGAGGTGTGACAAAAGACGCGCTTCATTGGTGGGAAAATCGTCCGGGAATAAGGGAATGGAGAGCCGGCTGAAGAAGCGGTGGGAGATTCCAAGTGAAGTAGTGGTGTACGAGGGCGAGGAGGATGAGTCTGCAGTGTCAATGGCTGAGATGGGTGGCGTGCTTCCGAAGATTAGGACGGTCCGGTGCGTGAATGAGACTCCGAGGGACTCGGGCCCGGCCAAAAGAGTTGCTGAATTGATTGAGAGGAGGTCGTACTTTTGCAGTGATAAGGAGGTGGAGCCTTCAGTTTGTCAGGCTTTGagttttgaagaagaagatgctgaGGAAGAATGA
- the LOC133861038 gene encoding pentatricopeptide repeat-containing protein At1g11900 — MINASRHLKHIFQYHKTKPCSSLAIPRFRNHIPFIGSRLYRYNLLATQASPEEEVTAEVLNQILTTIENAPKPNGEICTAYVDKLCEAGNLSAAARLLQSLRDKHNFRSPKAYNLLLGAASERHDIELLSQVFKDLLVSQGSLSSTSYLYVAKAFAKTSDGIQLLRFVKEVSAMTSPSATVINRIIFAFAECGQVDKALLIYDLIKSLSCKPDLITYNTILDILGRAGRTDEMLHEFASMKGAGIVPDFVSYNTLLNNLRKVGRVDLCLVYFRDMGENGVEPDLLTYTALIESFGRSGNIEESIRLFKEMKLRQIRPSIYVYRSLIKNLKKIGKLELAMKYLEEMNSCLTDLAGPNDFKRRRR; from the exons ATGATAAACGCTTCAAGGCACCTCAAGCACATTTTCCAATACCACAAGACAAAACCGTGCTCTTCTTTGGCAATTCCTCGGTTTAGAAATCATATTCCCTTCATAGGAAGCAGACTTTACCGGTACAAT CTACTTGCAACACAGGCATCTCCTGAAGAGGAAGTGACAGCCGAGGTCTTAAATCAAATTCTTACCACCATAGAAAATGCTCCAAAGCCGAATGGGGAAATTTGTACTGCTTATGTTGATAAGCTGTGTGAAGCTGGAAATCTTTCTGCTGCCGCTAGATTACTTCAATCCTTACGTGATAAACACAATTTTCGTAGCCCTAAAGCGTATAATCTCTTATTAGGGGCAGCGAGTGAAAGGCATGACATTGAACTTTTGTCTCAAGTTTTCAAAGATTTATTGGTATCTCAGGGATCCTTGAGTTCAACCTCTTATCTTTATGTCGCAAAGGCTTTTGCAAAGACAAGTGATGGTATACAGCTACTCAGATTTGTCAAAGAAGTGTCAGCAATGACATCTCCAAGCGCAACTGTTATAAACAGAATTATATTTGCGTTTGCTGAATGTGGGCAGGTTGATAAGGCCCTTCTGATATATGATCTGATTAAGAGTCTAAGTTGTAAACCAGATTTAATTACATATAATACCATTTTGGATATTTTGGGTCGTGCAGGACGCACTGATGAAATGCTCCATGAGTTTGCCTCCATGAAAGGAGCTGGAATTGTCCCAGATTTTGTTTCCTACAATACATTATTAAACAACTTGCGGAAAGTAGGTAGAGTAGATTTATGCTTAGTATATTTCAGGGATATGGGTGAGAATGGAGTTGAACCAGATTTGCTTACTTATACTGCATTGATTGAGAGCTTTGGTCGATCAGGAAACATTGAGGAATCTATAAGACTTTTCAAGGAGATGAAGCTGAGGCAGATCCGTCCTTCTATCTATGTTTATCGATCACTAAtcaaaaatttaaagaagattGGGAAGTTGGAGTTGGCGATGAAATATTTGGAGGAAATGAATTCATGTCTTACAGATCTTGCTGGTCCAAATGATTTTAAACGGAGAAGAAGGTAG
- the LOC133860243 gene encoding external alternative NAD(P)H-ubiquinone oxidoreductase B2, mitochondrial-like has translation MSSYSFFQRASKAYHDHPTLSKLLIVFTVSGGGLVAFSDGRPFKSVYSNQVEGDQRNKKKVVVLGTGWAGTSFLKNLNDSSFDVHVVSPRNYFAFTPLLPSVTCGTVEARSIVEPIRTITRKKGYDVHFKEAKCYKIDPENKKVYCKSSQDTDLGGQEEFALDYDYLVIGMGARVNTFNTPGVVEHAHFLKEVEDAQRIRQTVIDNFERASLPGLSEEERKRILHFVVVGGGPTGVEFAAELHDFVHEDLGKLYPRIKDDVKITLMEAGDHILNMFDKRITAFAEDKFQRDGIHVRTGSMVVKVSDKEIYTKERATGNVVDIPYGMVVWSTGIGTRPEVVDFMKQIGQGNRRVLATDEWLRVEGCDGVYALGDCATINQRRVMEDIGVIFSKADKNKSGTLNLKDFQEVIDDILERYPQVKLYLKKNKMRNFKALLKNSQENAQNQPIEIENFKSALSAVDSQMKNLPATAQVAAQQGAYLADCFNRMEECENHPEGPLRFRGSGRHRFHPFRYQHLGQFAPLGGEQTAFQLPGDWVSIGHSSQWLWYSVYASKLVSWRTRMLVVSDWGRRFIFGRDSSRI, from the exons TGGTGGAGGTCTAGTGGCATTTTCTGATGGCAGACCATTTAAGTCTGTCTACTCGAATCAAGTTGAAGGTGATCAACGCAATAAAAAGAAGGTGGTGGTGCTTGGAACCGGTTGGGCCGGCACCAGTTTTTTGAAGAATTTGAACGACTCCTCGTTTGATGTTCATGTCGTGTCTCCTCGTAATTATTTTGCCTTCACTCCTTTGTTGCCCAGTGTCACCTGTGGAACAGTCGAAGCTCGCAGCATTGTTGAACCCATTCGCACCATCACTAGGAAG AAAGGTTACGATGTCCACTTCAAGGAAGCTAAATGTTACAAGATCGATCCAGAGAATAAGAAAGTTTACTGTAAATCTAGTCAAGACACAGATTTGGGTGGGCAGGAAGAATTTGCTTTAGACTATGACTACCTGGTGATAGGCATGGGAGCCCGCGTGAATACATTCAACACCCCCGGGGTTGTGGAGCACGCCCACTTCTTGAAG GAAGTAGAAGATGCTCAGAGAATCCGTCAGACAGTGATTGATAATTTTGAAAGGGCAAGCCTCCCCGGTCTAagtgaagaagagaggaagaggaTTCTGCATTTTGTAGTTGTTGGTGGCGGTCCGACGGGTGTGGAGTTTGCTGCAGAGCTTCATGACTTTGTCCACGAGGATTTAGGCAAGTTATACCCTCGGATTAAAGACGATGTGAAAATCACACTCATGGAAGCAGGAGATCATATTTTGAACATGTTTGACAAGAGAATCACTGCTTTTGCCGAAGATAAGTTCCAAAGGGATGGTATTCATGTGAGAACAGGATCAATGGTTGTCAAAGTATCTGACAAGGAAATCTATACTAAAGAAAGAGCAACAGGTAATGTCGTAGACATACCTTATGGAATGGTTGTCTGGTCAACTGGTATTGGGACTCGCCCTGAAGTAGTGGATTTCATGAAGCAGATTGGCCAG GGTAATAGGCGTGTTTTAGCTACTGATGAATGGCTGAGGGTGGAAGGATGCGATGGTGTATATGCTCTAGGTGATTGTGCAACTATAAATCAACGCAGAGTCATG GAAGATATTGGGGTAATATTCAGTAAGGCAGACAAGAACAAATCAGGTACTCTAAATCTAAAGGACTTTCAAGAAGTTATTGATGACATCCTGGAGAGGTACCCTCAAGTGAAGCTTTATTTGAAGAAGAATAAAATGAGAAACTTTAAAGCCTTACTGAAGAATTCTCAAGAGAATGCCCAGAACCAGcctattgaaattgaaaactttAAATCAGCTCTTTCTGCAGTGGATTCTCAAATGAAAAATCTTCCTGCAACAGCTCAG GTAGCTGCTCAACAAGGGGCCTACCTTGCAGACTGTTTCAATCGCATGGAGGAGTGTGAAAATCATCCTGAAGGTCCTCTCAGGTTTAGGGGATCAGGTCGCCATCGGTTTCATCCCTTCAG GTATCAGCACCTTGGGCAATTTGCCCCATTGGGAGGAGAACAAACTGCATTTCAACTTCCTGGAGATTGGGTCTCGATTGGTCATAGCAGCCAGTGGCTCTGGTACTCGGTATATGCCAG CAAGCTAGTCAGTTGGCGGACAAGGATGTTGGTGGTATCTGACTGGGGAAGGCGATTCATATTTGGAAGGGACTCAAGCCGAATCTGA